The proteins below are encoded in one region of Thermosulfurimonas marina:
- a CDS encoding FecCD family ABC transporter permease: MGESVIRGAGPYKRRFRWTLAGLALALLGVLLLSVAFGAVSLRFPLDELSREILFRVRLPRVVLAALVGAALSLSGLYFQYVMQNPLADAFTTGAAASSALGAVLALLWGPAGMLLPGALGGALCGLLLVLRVASVGGRILPVTMLLSGIVVSTFSSAAISLLKYLAEESLGTMVFWLMGGFQNASWGKLGWLVLVLALALLRGLSRAPALDLLAFDEESALSTGVPVYRLRREFLFWGALLCAVSVAFSGIIGFVGLIVPHLLRLAGFYRARELAPLSLLFGASFMALADLLSRTLLSGGQEIPVGVFTSTLGGIFFLHLLVRRRRELYELA; encoded by the coding sequence ATGGGCGAAAGTGTAATCCGGGGCGCGGGCCCCTACAAGCGGCGCTTCCGTTGGACCTTGGCCGGGCTGGCCCTGGCCCTCCTAGGGGTCCTTCTCCTTTCGGTGGCCTTCGGGGCGGTATCTTTGAGGTTTCCCCTGGATGAGCTCTCCCGGGAAATCCTCTTTCGGGTGAGGCTTCCGCGGGTGGTCCTGGCGGCTCTAGTGGGGGCGGCCCTTTCCCTTTCCGGACTTTACTTTCAGTATGTGATGCAGAATCCCCTGGCCGACGCCTTCACCACCGGGGCCGCGGCCTCTTCGGCCCTGGGGGCGGTCCTCGCCCTCCTTTGGGGCCCGGCGGGGATGCTCCTTCCCGGGGCTTTGGGAGGGGCTCTTTGCGGACTTTTGTTGGTCCTGCGGGTGGCCTCGGTGGGCGGACGTATCCTTCCGGTAACCATGCTCCTTTCCGGGATCGTGGTGAGCACCTTTTCCTCTGCGGCCATAAGCCTCCTCAAGTACCTGGCCGAGGAGTCTCTGGGAACCATGGTCTTCTGGCTCATGGGGGGCTTTCAGAACGCCTCCTGGGGGAAGTTGGGATGGCTGGTCCTGGTCCTGGCCCTAGCCCTTCTGCGAGGGCTTTCCCGGGCTCCGGCCTTGGATCTTCTGGCCTTCGACGAAGAAAGCGCCCTTTCAACCGGGGTGCCGGTCTACCGGCTTCGGCGGGAGTTTCTCTTCTGGGGGGCGCTTCTTTGCGCGGTGAGTGTGGCCTTTTCGGGGATTATCGGCTTTGTGGGCCTCATCGTTCCCCATTTGTTGCGGCTGGCGGGCTTTTACCGGGCCCGGGAACTGGCCCCCCTCAGTCTTCTTTTCGGGGCGTCCTTTATGGCCCTGGCGGATCTCCTTTCCCGCACCCTCCTTTCCGGGGGTCAGGAAATTCCGGTGGGGGTCTTCACCTCCACCCTGGGAGGGATCTTTTTCCTCCATCTTCTGGTGCGCCGGAGGCGCGAACTCTATGAACTTGCTTGA
- a CDS encoding ABC transporter ATP-binding protein, translated as MNLLELSEFRVQRKGFEVFLPGFVLREGERVAVLGPNGSGKSTFLAALAGLLPFEGRYLLLGRSFGGLSEAERYRWLSYLPQGGRVGLPFEVFYIVLTGRYPHLSGGDYRRVDLQATEEILRALDLEALSGRIFSELSGGERQRVWLARALNRGARVLLLDEPLSGMDFRHQALVLKRLREETARGAGILAVLHEVDLAVRHFERFILFKGGRGRVLAREDLRAEILEEVFEVPIRFWEDSGQIRVLTEV; from the coding sequence ATGAACTTGCTTGAACTTTCCGAATTCCGGGTGCAAAGGAAGGGCTTTGAGGTTTTCCTTCCGGGTTTTGTCCTCCGGGAGGGAGAAAGGGTGGCGGTGCTCGGGCCTAACGGGTCCGGAAAATCCACCTTCCTTGCGGCCCTGGCCGGTCTTCTTCCCTTTGAAGGCCGTTATCTCCTCCTGGGAAGGTCCTTCGGGGGCCTTTCCGAGGCCGAGCGCTACCGGTGGTTGAGCTATCTTCCTCAGGGAGGGCGGGTAGGGCTTCCCTTTGAGGTCTTTTACATAGTCCTCACCGGACGCTATCCGCACCTTTCTGGGGGCGACTACCGCCGGGTCGACCTTCAGGCCACGGAGGAAATATTGCGGGCCTTGGATCTGGAGGCCCTTTCCGGGCGGATCTTTTCCGAGCTCTCCGGAGGGGAGCGCCAGAGGGTGTGGCTGGCCCGGGCCCTCAATCGCGGGGCCCGGGTGCTTCTCCTCGACGAACCCCTAAGCGGAATGGATTTCCGGCATCAGGCCCTGGTCTTGAAGCGCCTGCGGGAGGAGACCGCCCGGGGGGCGGGGATCCTGGCGGTGCTCCACGAGGTGGACCTTGCGGTGCGTCACTTTGAAAGGTTTATTCTCTTCAAAGGGGGCCGGGGCCGGGTACTTGCCCGGGAGGATCTTCGGGCGGAGATCCTGGAAGAGGTCTTCGAGGTGCCCATAAGATTTTGGGAAGATTCTGGCCAAATCCGGGTCCTTACGGAGGTCTGA
- a CDS encoding ABC transporter substrate-binding protein, whose protein sequence is MKKGLGILFALWVFWASPLQAARVVVLYPAASSVLYALGVSPEEVVGVTRHEKIYTRATKVGSHLRPNLELVRALKPDLVIVGSKKAFPEEAARHLGLPVFRYDPRTVREILVKVLELGQRLGREKRAQALVQELSGKLRALKPVSPPVRVIYEVSAEPLKVAGAKSIVNDVIRLAGGVNLIQAPRKHVLLSPEKVLALAPEVYLYQVGPMNPHPLPPEKRPYFRGLRSRLVQVEELRYARPGLEVFSAVLELNGLFLKVRAGR, encoded by the coding sequence ATGAAAAAAGGCCTGGGGATCCTTTTTGCGCTTTGGGTCTTTTGGGCCTCTCCCCTTCAGGCGGCCCGGGTGGTGGTCCTCTATCCGGCGGCAAGTTCCGTCCTTTACGCCTTGGGGGTGTCGCCGGAGGAAGTGGTGGGAGTCACCCGGCACGAGAAGATCTATACCCGGGCCACGAAGGTGGGCTCTCACCTGCGGCCCAATCTGGAGTTGGTGCGGGCCCTCAAGCCGGACCTGGTGATCGTGGGCTCGAAAAAGGCCTTTCCCGAGGAGGCCGCGCGCCATCTGGGGCTTCCGGTCTTCCGCTACGACCCCCGGACGGTGCGGGAGATCCTGGTGAAGGTGCTGGAGCTGGGCCAAAGGCTCGGGCGGGAGAAGAGGGCCCAGGCCCTGGTGCAGGAGCTTTCCGGAAAGCTCCGGGCCTTAAAACCGGTCTCCCCTCCGGTGCGGGTGATCTACGAGGTCTCGGCCGAGCCCCTCAAGGTGGCCGGGGCGAAAAGTATCGTGAACGACGTTATCCGCCTGGCTGGAGGGGTGAACCTCATCCAGGCCCCGCGCAAACACGTCCTTCTTTCCCCGGAAAAGGTCCTGGCCCTGGCCCCGGAGGTTTATCTCTATCAGGTAGGCCCCATGAATCCCCATCCCCTCCCTCCGGAAAAGCGTCCCTATTTCCGGGGTCTGCGGAGCCGTCTCGTCCAAGTGGAGGAATTGCGCTACGCCCGTCCGGGGCTTGAGGTCTTTTCCGCGGTGCTGGAGCTCAACGGGCTCTTTCTCAAAGTGCGGGCCGGGCGTTGA
- a CDS encoding MBL fold metallo-hydrolase, whose amino-acid sequence MALIKFLGTAGARYVVARQLRASGGVYLESEGTRLVLDPGPGTLVYMAKEGLRVEKLHGIVVTHGHLDHAADLNILVDALTEGGLKRRGRVFLPREALYGENAVLLPYLRPYLEEIQILTPQTDYRLGNLSFCTSVRHHHPAETYGVIFELGGKRVGFMVDTLYFPKLLESYRGCQVLVLNVVRYKPHPSPEVQHLCVAHVREILEHLKPERAVLTHFGMTMIRANPKQVAQRLTKETGVPVVAAWDGMVLEL is encoded by the coding sequence ATGGCCCTCATCAAGTTTCTGGGGACCGCCGGGGCCCGCTATGTGGTAGCCCGGCAGTTGCGGGCCTCAGGGGGAGTTTATCTGGAAAGCGAGGGGACGCGTCTGGTCCTGGATCCGGGCCCGGGGACCCTGGTCTATATGGCCAAAGAGGGCCTGCGGGTGGAAAAGCTTCACGGGATAGTGGTCACCCACGGGCACCTAGACCACGCCGCAGATCTCAACATCCTGGTGGACGCCCTTACTGAAGGAGGGCTCAAACGTCGGGGCCGGGTCTTTCTCCCCCGGGAGGCCCTTTACGGGGAAAACGCGGTTCTTCTGCCCTACCTCAGGCCTTATCTGGAGGAGATCCAGATCCTTACCCCCCAGACCGATTATCGCCTGGGAAACCTTTCTTTCTGCACCTCCGTGCGTCACCACCACCCTGCCGAGACCTACGGGGTGATCTTCGAGCTCGGGGGCAAGCGGGTGGGCTTCATGGTGGACACCCTTTATTTCCCGAAACTTCTCGAAAGTTACCGGGGCTGCCAGGTCCTGGTCCTCAATGTGGTGCGCTACAAGCCCCATCCTTCCCCGGAGGTCCAGCACCTCTGCGTGGCCCATGTGCGGGAGATCCTGGAGCACCTCAAGCCGGAAAGAGCCGTTCTTACCCACTTCGGGATGACCATGATTCGGGCCAACCCCAAACAGGTGGCCCAAAGGCTGACCAAAGAAACCGGGGTCCCGGTGGTGGCTGCCTGGGATGGGATGGTCCTTGAGCTATAG